One Temnothorax longispinosus isolate EJ_2023e chromosome 8, Tlon_JGU_v1, whole genome shotgun sequence genomic region harbors:
- the LOC139818031 gene encoding uncharacterized protein, translating to MAVKATILVLMVTLVVVASAGLLETLLSWNLPEAEARSTTPQSKCLCQTSGCLCCVDLNLTSTIDLGGPACVNIRQKEQNISLNLSYGDNPIHNATITIANAANKPTCINLLSDLAQICARFTSVKQSDVGGYDGCMVIEPALLGTPQATYHIGCFNFYQGVRQVEVSVITETTEPAENADEEDDTLNTDELIAAVSASAEQGIALFTQWLGLNLNPKLNLTNKEHGHQDNQQQRMTNNERTAEPSSTDVSSRSARNMADVVQNEKSDERFKQLLSAQDNILKGSATIGQSYGAETTFVYSRPSDLMTERNATEEAKRKLEAEAVAPQHRVVVPKESRRGGRAYNIHQHVNEI from the exons ATGGCTGTGAAGGCCACGATTCTGGTGCTGATGGTCACGCTGGTGGTCGTCGCGTCCGCTGGATTGCTCG AGACCCTGCTTTCGTGGAACCTGCCGGAGGCCGAGGCGAGATCGACCACGCCGCAGTCCAAGTGCCTGTGCCAGACTTCCGGTTGCCTGTGCTGCGTCGACTTGAACTTGACGTCGACGATCGATCTGGGCGGGCCAGCTTGCGTCAACATCAGGCAGAAGGAGCAGAATATCTCGTTAAATCTGAGTTACGGGGATAATCCGATTCACAATGCGACGATAACGATCG CGAACGCGGCCAATAAGCCGACATGCATAAACCTGTTGTCGGATTTGGCGCAGATCTGCGCGCGATTCACATCCGTGAAGCAATCCGACGTCGGTGGCTACGACGGTTGCATGGTAATCGAGCCGGCTTTGTTGGGCACGCCGCAAGCCACATACCACATAGGATGCTTCAATTTCTATCAGGGTGTACGGCAGGTGGAGGTTTCCGT CATCACGGAGACGACGGAGCCCGCCGAAAACGCAGACGAGGAGGACGACACATTGAATACCGATGAGCTGATCGCCGCAGTGTCCGCCAGCGCTGAACAGGGTATCGCGCTGTTCACTCAATGGCTGGGTCTCAACCTGAATCCGAAGCTGAATCTTACCAACAAGGAGCACGGACACCAGGACAATCAACAGCAGCGAATGACGAATAACGAACGCACAGCGGAACCGTCGTCCACCGACGTGTCCTCGAGATCGGCGCGGAATATGGCCGATGTCGTCCAAAACGAGAAGAGCGACGAGCGGTTCAAGCAGCTGTTGAGCGCCCAGGACAATATCCTGAAGGGCTCGGCGACTATCGGGCAATCTTACGGCGCGGAGACCACGTTTGTCTACTCCAGGCCGAGCGATCTGATGACCGAGAGAAACGCGACCGAGGAGGCTAAGAGGAAGCTCGAGGCGGAGGCTGTGGCGCCGCAACACCGGGTCGTTGTGCCGAAGGAGTCCAGGAGGGGTGGACGGGCGTATAACATTCATCAGCACGTCAACGAGATCTGA